A window of the Lactuca sativa cultivar Salinas chromosome 5, Lsat_Salinas_v11, whole genome shotgun sequence genome harbors these coding sequences:
- the LOC122198036 gene encoding calcium-transporting ATPase 2, plasma membrane-type-like encodes MAKCELSSTLKNLKLPNCGYTLIAVVGIKDPLRLGVKEAVEICLAAGITVCMVTGDNINTTRAIAKECGIVTEGGLAIEEPVFRAKSDPEKCELAPRIQVMARSSPTDKLKLVEHLRGLYEVVAVTGDGTNDAPTLHESDIGFAKGIAETSYRCF; translated from the exons ATGGCTAAGTGCGAATTGTCAAGCACATTGAAGAACTTGAAG TTGCCTAATTGTGGGTATACGTTGATTGCGGTTGTTGGTATTAAGGATCCGCTTAGGCTAGGGGTTAAGGAAGCAGTGGAGATTTGTTTAGCAGCCGGGATTACTGTGTGTATGGTTACGGGTGATAATATTAACACAACTCGAGCCATTGCCAAGGAATGTGGTATAGTAACTGAAGGTGGGTTAGCCATTGAAGAGCCAGTGTTTCGAGCTAAATCAGATCCAGAAAAGTGTGAACTAGCACCGAGAATTCAG GTAATGGCTAGATCATCACCAACAGACAAGTTAAAGCTTGTAG AGCATTTGAGGGGTCTGTATGAAGTTGTTGCAGTCACAGGTGATGGGACAAATGATGCTCCAACTTTACATGAATCAGATATCGGATTCGCCAAGGGTATAGCAGAAACATCATATAGATGTTTTTGA